Within Leptospira limi, the genomic segment ATGGCGAGTAAGCGTTTTAAAAAATAGAGATCAGATACCTCAACCACTGCTAGCCCCAGTAGTAAAGCGGACTCAGTTAAACAAATTTTTTTTAATTCTGAATCGGATAACAACAAATCAAAACTATCTCTGTCACCCCGGGAGATAGCAGAACACAAACTGCGAAGCCGAATATTGGATTTTGATTTCAATGCGAAATCGATTATGTTTTGGATCATACCCATATCGTATCACTTTTCCTCGTTTGTTTGCTTGTAAAAATGAGACATTTTTTCAAATTCGGCAAACCAATCTTTTGGGATCGTTCCCGAATTTCGTTTAAAATCATGATTGAAATGGGACTGGTCTGCGTATTCAAAATTCTGTGCTATATCGGTTAGACGAAGATTTGGATTGTTTGTTTGGTAATGTTCGGGATTCCTTACAAGTGATAACACACGATGGACAGATCGGTATTCGGATGGATTGAGTCCCACCACTTCTTGGAATTTTCGTTCCAATTGTTTTCTTGAGATGCCTAATTTTTTTGTAACCGAATTGATTCTGGTTTTGGGATTAGTTAGTTCCATAAGGGCAAATCTAACATAAGTCGGAACTTCTGTTTGTTTCCCAGGAAAATTCTTTAAATACTCCGACAAAGATTGGATGATATCCGTTTCCTTCATTTTTGCTCCTTGGAACCTTTTCACCAATCCAGCGTTATACGGAATTTCCGGAAATTGATTTTTTAAATTTAGACCTTGTTTAGAAAAGAGTGCATAGAGAGATGCCACATAAAAACGGATGGAAACTAAGTTTAACTGAGATGGAGAGAGAACACGCCACCTTCTTGTTTGTGGACCAACCAGATGGGATTTAGGCAATAATAAGGTTTCTCCCGATTCTGTTTCTACCATCGGTGGCTCTCCCAAATGAAAAACCATCTCACATTCGTAAGACGGTATGATCCAAGGTAATTCGATTGATTTTACCTCCCTCCAAACCCAAAACTCTTTGATAAAAGATTCCCATTCAGAAGGAGGTTTTATAAATAGAATGTCCACGAATTGGTTCCTAGTGTTTCTCTTTTTATTATCCTATTTCCATCGACTCATACGAAGGGCATTGAAGACAACGGACACAGAACTAAACGCCATGGCAGCACCACTCACCCATGGAGCAAGTAAACCAGAAGCAGCAATCGGAATTCCAAGTAAATTATATCCAAGTGCCCAACCAAAATTTTGGCGGATATTTAAAACTGTATCCTTTCCGATTTTGATCAAATCCATAATCCTTTGGATATCACCATTCACAAGGACAACATCCGCCGTACTGATGGCAATGTCTGATCCGGTTCCCATCGCAATACCGACACCAGCAGAAGCAAGTGCAGGAGCATCATTGATCCCATCTCCCACCATTGCACTATGGATATTGGAATCCTTCAGTTGTTTTATGATCTTTGCTTTTTCTTCAGGTAACAAACTCGAATACACAGCAGTGATCCCCACTGATTTAGCGACTTTATTGGCAGCTGTTGGATTGTCTCCCGTTAGAAGGACGGGTTCTACTCCAATGGAACGTAAGTCGTCAATCGCTTGTTTTGCGGATTCACGGATTTGGTCTTCGATGCGAAAAACGATCATACCATCGATTTTCCCTTTGATTCCAACAAACACCAAACTCACACCTTCACGGATCCATTCTTCGACACTAGTATTAATGCTGTCTGGGATAAAAAACCCCTTTTCTTCCACAAACGATTGTTTTCCGGCATAATATACATAACCTTCAATTTCGGTTTGAATTCCTCCACCAGGAGAAGTGATCGTTTTTACGATCCCAAGATCGACAGATCGATAGTCCTTCTCTTTTCCAAAAGCCAAAATGGCTTTTGCTAAAGGGTGATCAGATGTTTCTTCCATTGCAAGCACATGCCCAAAAACTAAAGATTTTTGATCTTCCGATATCCCAGATGTGAGAACACCTGTTATCTTAGGTTTTCCTTCCGTGAGAGTTCCCGTTTTATCAAAAAAGATCATATTGATCTTTGATACTGATTCCAACGCCTCTGCACTACGAAAGAGTACCCCGCGTTTGGCAGCTCTTCCCGTTCCAACAAGGAGTGAGATCGGAGTTGCAAGACCAAGTGCACAAGGACATGCAATGACAAGGATGGCAATACTTGTTTCAATCGCCTTTGTGATCTCACCCGGCGCCAGAACAAAGTACCAAACAAGAAAGTCTAGGACACTAAGGGCAATAACAACTGGTACAAAGTAAGCTGATATCTGGTCTGCAATCCTTTGGATGGGAGCTTTGGTTCCAAGAGATTCCTCTACCGATTTGATGATATGGGATAAAGTGGTATCATTTCCTACCTTCATGGCTTTCACAACGAGTGAGCCGTTCCCATTCACTGTTCCACCAAGGATTTTATCTCCTAGTTTTTTCTCCACTGGCATACTCTCACCGGTTAACATGGATTCATCGGCAAAACTTTCTCCTTCCTTTACAATCCCATCCATTGGAAATCTTTCCAGAGCTTTGACTAGAACCAAGTCCCCTTGTTTTAGGTATTCATTGGGAACTTCTGTCCAAACTCCGTTTGATTTCACTGTAGCAGTTTCTGGACGAAGTGAAAGTAATGCTTTTATCCCATCACTACTTTTCCCTTTCGCCATATGTTCAATCCACTTACCACCTAATATAAATGTGATGAGGACAGCTGAAGTCTCAAAATATAAATCTTTTCCAAAGATACTATATCCATAAGCCGCCGACGTTCCAATCACCACAAGTACATCCATATTCGCTGTTCCATTGCGAAGTGCACGGTAAGCAGATTGATAAAATGGAAACCCTATCAAAAATTGAACAGGAGTTGCGATGATCATCTGCACCCATCGGTCCATCAAAATATGGGGCATTGGTAAAAAGGATAAAAATTGGAAATGAGTCACCATTCCATAAAACAGAGGAAGTGAAAAAAGTGTAGAAAGGATAAATCGAATTTTTAAAACCCGAATGTGATCTTTCTGTTTTTTTTCTGTTTCTGATTGTTTGTTTGGATCATGTTCCGTTGCTTGGTAACCGAGAGACTCCACTGTTTTTAAGAGTGTATCAACTGGTATTTGTTCTTCTGCTCTTAGGAAAACCGATTCACGAGCAAAATTGACTCTCACTTCAGATACACCGGGGAGTTTGGAAAGGCCCTTCTCAATTCGAAGGGCACAATTCGCACAGGTCATACCAAAGAGATCTAACGTATGTTCTGTGGTTTTATTTAACGTTTCCAAGTGTATAACCATCCTCACTCAAACGGTTTCGAAGTTTTTCCAACTCCTCTTCTGTTAGAGTTTCATTCACTGATACAATTTCGTGATCTACATCAGCAGTTGCTTTTTTGCCATTTTCGGCAAAAATTTTTTCTACAGTCATCTTACAATGATTACAAGTCATTCCTTCTATTTCATAATTAACCATGGTGGTGCTCCTTCTTCTCTTCTTTCATTTCATTTAATGGCAGTTTGTATTTTACCTCTGCCCCTTTTTGTCCTTTCCAAACAGGAGAAAGAAGTAACTCTCCTTCTGTTAGTGTGACCCCTTTTGGTAATTCACAGTAAAAGTGATCTGGGTGACCAGTACACTTCAGTCTGACTTCTTTGCCAGCATTCACAATAGTAGCACTGACATTCGAATTTTTGGAAGTCTGATTTTCAAAGTTGATATCCAAAAGATACACTTTAAAGCCGAGATTCTGGTAGGCCAAAACTTCGGTGTGAAATGCTCCAGGCATCCTGATTACACCTCCATTTGGACCTGGTTTGTGTTCTCCGTGCGCGGCGATGGGTTGGATCGCTAGAAACGCAGAAAAAACAGTGATTTTGATTAGATTTTTCATTGTTTTTATGTTAACTCCTTTGTTATCATGAATCCCAGTGTAAACCTTCCAATCGTTGGAAGGTCAATAGGCGATTTCGTTTTTTTTACGTTTTTTTTAAAAAAAATTTTAGGAGGAAAATTGTGAATATTGGAGAACTTTCCAAATCATCTGGAGTCTCATCCAAACTCATTCGCCATTACGAAAGTATTGGGCTTATCCCAGAGACAAGAAGGAATGATAATGGTTATCGATTGTACACGGACGATGACGTACACTATGTACGATTCATCAAACGATCAAGAGAACTTGGATTTTCGTTGGAAGACATTAAAAGTTTGTTAGGGCTTTGGAAAAACAAATCCAGAAGTAGCAGACAAGTGAAACAACTTGCCGAAAAACACCTTGAATATCTCAATTTAAAATTAAAACAAATCAAAGATATGGCAGATACATTAAAACATTTGGTCCACAATTGCCATGGTGACCATAGACCCGACTGCCCTATCCTAAAAAATTTAGAAATGAATTAGAGAAAAATTACATTGATTGTTTGATGGCATCTGCAATCAAACGATTTGCTTTTTCATTGAAGTGGATGTCTTCTTTTTGCAAAAGTTGATTTTGATTTCTAAAAATTTCACGCATATCAATCAATTGTATCTGGTTTGATTCGCTAAAAGTTCGTAATGCGAGAATGAATTCCGAATCCCCAACCAACCATTTTCTATCCATTGAGAATCCAATTTTTTCATACACAGCAAATCGTTTTGGATCAAATTCCACATCGAGTGGGATATAAATCATTGTAAACTTCTTATGATTTGTTTGTAAGTCTGAAAACAAATGTAACAAAATACGTTTCCATTTTTGGAAATTTTGATTGGATACTGAATTCACATCCAAGGATTCTTTGAAATAATTTGGACTGATGGAATATAAAGTTCGAAAGGAAGGAAATGTTTCCTCTCCCGTTTCTTCTTCATTGGAAGGTGGAGGACTTTGTTCTGATTGGTAATTGGTATTAGCAAACTTTTGAATCTCAATTTCCATTCTCTTTTGCACTGAATCAAAATATTGTTTTTTCAATACGAGCCAAGTGTAATTAGGGAGAAACAATCCCAAAACTTTTGTGGTCCATTTTTGTTTGTCTACAAAGTGGATATAATCAGGTGTCTCTCCTGTTTCATAAATATCATTGCCATACACAACTAGATATACATGTTCAAAAGGAATATGGTCTTTGATCTCTTGAAACATTGCATATTCATTTTCCAAGGTAAACCCAGGCATACTTACATTTGTCCATTGGCAGTTTGTTTCTCGATTTAGAATTTCCGAAAAAGTATCCTTCCAAAAAATACCAGAACCAAACGTTTGTGAATCTCCTAAAAATAATTCGTGGCAATTTGATTTGTCTTTTACAGTCGATTCACGAATTCCAAATTTCCCAATTTTACCAGGTTCCGGTACACCCTTTCTAAAAAATGGAATTGTTTGCTCTTTGGGATAATGGAAATATCCATAAGGCAAATTGTATTGGAATTGATTTTGGTCGAGCCAACGTAGTCCAAAAAATAGTACGACCATCACAGAAAGGAATAATCCCAGTTTTGACCAAGAACTTGATTTTGATTGAGGATCTACTTTTTTCATTGATGATACTTTGAATTGATTTAATTGTGTTAGTTTCGATTGCAAATGATCCATTCTAAAAAAGCAATAGGTTTCTTATATGGAGTTGGTTTTTTAGCCATCCTTTACATTTTCTTCAAAACAATTCCAACGATATCATTTTCCGATTTTTCCTTGTTTGAATGGCAATTGAAACAAGTTTTGAAAGGCTCTTTACATCTACCTTATCCTTTTATCACCACTGACCCGAACTTAGAATTTTTCCCCTTACCGAATGTATTCTTTCACCTAACAAATACCAACATCGATTCAACGTTTCCCAATTTATATCCCATCTTATTTTCTCCTTTTTATTGGATCGGAGGAAAAACAGGGATACAATTGATCCAACTCATCCTTTTCTTTTGGGCGATATGGCTCTTTTTTTCAATCAAACGAGACCATATACTCACTCTTATTCTTTTGTTTGGGTCTTCGATCTCGATTTATACCAATTTAATCCACGATTCAATTTTTATATTTTTCTTAGAAGTTCTCTTATTGTATAATCTCCAAAGACAAAACGTTACCTTCGCATCCTTACTGAGTTTGTTTTTAGTTTGGATGAGACCGGAATTTATTTTTGTCATTTGTTTACTTCCCTCTTATTTTGAATGGAAAAACATTTGGAAACAATACTTAATGTGGTTTGGTTTCTTTCTTTTTATTTTTCTCACTACCAATTTTATTTTATATTCTACCGTTTTACCCCTTCGGCTTTTTAAAAACTCCACATACCATTTGAACTCGGAAATCGTTGTTTATTTATTTCGATTGTTAATCGAACAAATCCCGGCATTCACTATATTTTTAATTTTAAGTGTTATTTCTGTTTTCCGAAAACAATTCAAATTACAATTTTTTATTTTAATTCTTTTTACTTGTGTGATCATACTATCCTCACCTAACACAGGAGGACACAATACACCTAGATATCTATTTTGTTTAGTTCCTTTTTACGTTCTGTCACTCCATTCCAATCTTTACGAAACATTACATCGAAATAATTTTGGTATCCTTATGGTATTACTCCTCACGATCTATTCTATCTACCAATGGCAATACCAAACAAAAGAATTGATTAAAATTTCAAAATTCCAATCCAATACATTGGTATGCTTAAACCAAATCCCTGAACAAACAATTGTATTTAATAATTCTGATTTTTCTTTTGTTGCCTTACCACTCAACGAACAAAACAAGAACCTATTTTTACTAAAGGAAAATCCAGAAGAGAATGCCTTTAGTTCATTTTTGGCTGGGAACCACATCCATTCCTTTGCGTTTGTCGAATTACCTCCATCACCCTATGCAATTCCCAATCCACTTGTGATTCCCAACTGTGACAACAATTGCCAATTCCGCATTGTGGACCAATACCCATTACCAAATGCAATGTTGCCAATTATGGTAACAAGTTTCCAAAGGGTATTCCCATGAAATTAATTTCTCGCTTGATTTCTGAAAAGAGACAACCCATCCTTTACCAGGTAAAAAAATGACTCAATCGAAACAATGCCCTAGCTGTGGTAGCACCAATATTTATCAAGAATCTGCAACCGTTTATCGGTGTTCTGATTGTTTCGACAAACTGCCATCAGGTGCCATTTACGACTCACCACCTCCGAAAGTTTATGGAACGCAAAAAAATTCAGATCCAACTAATTTTACAAAGTACAAATACATCATCATTTCTGTCGTTGTTGGGTGGATGATCCTTGGGAGTACATTCACTGCGTTATTCCAAAACATCACAACAACTTCTACGCAAGTAGACGAGAGTCAAAACACCATCATCGATCCAAACAACAATGCATCAGAATTCCATCCAGAAGGTGATTTTTATTACACAAATGAATTACCAGATACCATTGGAAATTCATACTTTGTAGGAACCTTTACCAATACGAGTGGATCTACCATACTCATGCCAAAATTCACTGTGACCTTATTCAATGAGGATGGGTCAACTATTGGCTCCAGTGATGGATATGGTGAAAAAAATCTAATCGCAAATAATGAATCTGTTATATTTGAAGTTTTGTGGTCCAAAATTCCAAAATACCATCATTACGAAATTTCAGTTACCGCATCAACTCATGAGGGAGATTTGAATCGACCCGATTTGATTCTAAAATCGATAGAACTAAAAAAAATAAAAAACAAAGGTACACTCCTAACGGGGAAAATCCAAAACCAAGGGACTTCCATTGCCAACTTTACTCGCATCAAATGTTTAATTATTGGAAGTGATAATTTGGTGAGTGATTATGGAACAGTTGTTTTAGAAAAAGAAGATTTTTTACCAAAGGAAACACAAAAGTTTTCCTTTGAATTTTACCGAACGAATGAATTCCCAACTTTATACTATTGTGAATCAGATGGCATGAATCAAGAAACAGGTGCAAACTAATCCCATTGTTTGTGAAGGACTTGGTAAAAGTTTTCGATGGATTTGTCTAAATTATGAGAACGCCAATAAGGATTATTTTCTAGAGAGATTTGCACATGTTTGACAACACTTCGAATGAAACTGGTTCTGTCGATTTTTGATCCACTTTCAAGTTTTTCAAATGTCGTTTGTCTGGCAGATAACTCTTTTTTCAGTGCAGAAGATATAACCAACACCGCATCATCTGTTGTTAGGCGGTGCTCCATCACAAGTAACTCGGCCGCTTCTTTGATCAATTTGATTTGGCGATTGCTTACAGACATAGGTAAGAAGCTATTCCAACAATTTGAATCCTAAAAAACAAGACAGAATTTGTCATTTGTCATGAAAAATTCTTTCAAATTTTCCAATACAGAAAAAAAAGAGAGAACATTGGCAGTAGTGATTCAAATCAAAAACGAAGATATTTCTTTCGATGGGTTGAGTGGGTTTCGTGAAAGGATTATGTCTACCATTCAAAATTCGAAAGAAGATGTTCAACTCGATTTTTCGGAGATCACTATGTCCTTGGATAGTGCAACCATCGGTGAATTGATGAAATACCACGCCGCACTTGAATCTCAAAATCTTCAATTAAAACTCTCTGGAGTTAATAAATTGATTCGAACTGTCTTCCGGCTCAACAAACTCGATACCATTTTACATTTAATCGATTAATCTACGGAAACGTACGAATTGAACCGAACATTTCTTCTTTAGCCGAATACTAACTTGTAAGAGTATGAAATTTGATTCCGTCATACTCGTTATGAAGCGAACATTTTTTCTATTTCTGATTTCCATTCTGCTCTTTAACAGTTGCGAAAAAAAAGAACCAACCTCTTATTTATGGCTCTTGGCACTTCTAGGATCAAACTCATCTCAAAATTCAAATTCAATTCCTGAAACTCCAAATCCCATCCAAGATCCAACAGTTCCCACAACAATCCATCTTACCATACTTACTCCACCTTCCACAGACGAACTTTGTCCGATGTATGGTGGAGTCTTTATCCAATACAAAAAAGGAGATCTTAAAACTTGTGCTCCTAATGAATTGAATGCAAATTGTGTTACGTTTTTATACAATGAAGATGGTTCCATCAAAACCACTGATCCTAGAAGTTTTGTTGGTCTTTCAATGGTGGAAGAACTAGAAGTACCTGCTGAAACGTATCCATTGAACTCCAAATCAAATTTGATCTGTTTTCGCCAAGAGTTCCCAAAAGACAAAGAACATGTCGAAATGTATAGTTTCCAATTGCAAACGAACAAATTAAAAAATATCCAATGTGAAACAAGTTGGAGTGAAAATCAATGTATTGATTTTTTTCCCATTTTTGGAAGAGCAGAATTTTTAATGCCGAAGGAATTTCCAATCCTTCCTAACGATGGTGATGGACATGCAGGATCACATACTCTCTTATTAAAATTTATCACCGAGGATTCCCTTTTTACAACCTGTACATTCTTTGGGAATGAACATCGTAAATTGGAAGGGTATGCAGAGAATGCATACATCGCTGGTAACCTTCAGAATGGAAGTGATCTTGGGAGTTGCAAACAATGTGAAACCAATTATTGTGGCACCACTAATCCAAACACAGGCCAACTTTATGATAGTAATCCCATCAACGTATTTCCTATTCCTGTAGGTACTTTGGTTACCATCCAAAAGGAATTGATTTTACAAGTGGTGAAAGGACAGGGCCCAGGCAAACACAGTGTTCGATGGAATATCAATGGATTCAACCAATGGATCCTTTCGAATCAAATGCCTATCTTTTTATCGAATAGTAATGTATTAATTGCATTTCTATTACCAATCTTAATCACAATGTTAGTGGTTGTAATAAAATTGCAAAAACGCCATAGACATAAACACTAAAAAAACTCCAACTTATGATTAGTTCATAGGTTGGATTGGTAAAGCAATTTGAAAGGCTACTTTGGTTTTCGGATTCCCATTCCAATCCAAATGGTCTTTCACATTAAAAATAGAAATTTTGCCATTATGTTTTTTGATGCAGGTATCAACATAACTCAATCCTAAGCCAAAGTCTAGAGTTCCATACTGTTCAAAAACATTTTTCGATAACCGATAAAATGGCTCAAAAATCAAATGCTCTGATTGAATTGGTATGCCAATCGTACCATCAAAATTTGGGATTGGTTCATTATATACAGCACATTTAAACCAATCCTGTTCCACTTTAATGATAACTGTTACAGTGGAATTTGGCACAGAGAATTTACAAGCATTTGTCATAATCTCTATAAATGATGTTTTAATACAGATTTCATTTACTAATAAAAATTTCACTGAATGGTTTTGATTGATCTCGCTGATAATAACATTGTGATTTTGAATTTTCAGAATGTATGAAATTTCTACGAGCCAAGTTTTTAATTCATGGTATAACTCTTGGATTGTGTATTTTTTTAGTGGTACATCTGAGCTTATCAATGAATCAATTTCCGCAAATTGATTTACAGACTTCTCTGCCATATCTGCATTTATTTGGATTAATTCCATTAACTCTGATTCGATTTTGTAAAATTTTCCATCGAACTCACTAGTATCTCGAATCATCTTTAAGATTGAAACCAAAGCACCAAATCCAGCACCTTGGCAAAAACTATGTTTTAAACTTTCAAATAGATTTTGGTTCTGTCTTTTGAATTTCCCTACAGATCCCATCTTTTCTTTCCATTGGATCCATTCCAGCTGGCCTTCTAATCTCAATTGTTGTTCTTTACGTGAGATTGTTTCAACACGTTTCATTCCGTAAAACTCTAATGCACGTTTTACTTTGATTGCGATTTCAAAATCTTGAATTGGTTTTATGATATAATCAAAAATCCCTAATTTCATCACTTTCACTATAAATTTTGGATCTGTATTTCCTGTGATCATAATGATAACAGGCTCAACATCATATGCATTTAAAGCGGTAATCAATTCTTCGCCATTCAATCCAGGCATTTCATGATCTGTAATGACAACAGGAAATGGATATTCTTGAAAATACTGCAAAGCAAGTTTGCCATCTTTTGCATGAACTACTTGGTAACCAAGTTCAGTAAGTTGCTTTTTTAAATAATAACCTAAAACTGCATCATCTTCTGCAACTAATATACGTTTCCCTTCCAAAATGGATCCTTTCTCCAACTCGATCCAATGAATCGGTTATGAGTCTATGAAAGTTATCTGGACCAGCATTTTATCAATGAAAACGAAAAGCTCGTACATTAACTAGTGTAATGCTTAAGAATGATTCTAAGTATACATTAGTTTTTTTCTTCTTAAGTATTTTAAAATTTCTGAATACAGTAACAAAACCACTGTTCCGTGAAAGGAAAATAAGTAAACATGAAACGGTAAAGGAGCAAAATAATAAATCGAACTTAAGGAAGTATAAAAAAATAAATAACATAATAGAAAAGAAAATCCAATTCCAAACCATATGATTTGATTTGAAAATAAATTCATTTGAAACACAGACTCAGTTTTAGATCTTTTACTTAAAACATTAGCAATTTGTACTGTAATTGTAGGAAAAAAGAATGCTGTTAATGATTGTAAATATTCAGGACTTGCTTTTGTCATATTCAATCCTTCTGGTGAAGTTGGCATCACACCACCACACTCTGTATACACGAAGTAAAAATAAGTACTAATACAAGCACCGAATAAGATCATTCCTTCTTTCAAATATGATCTGAGTATAAATCCTAGAGAAATTAATTTTTCATTTCGATTTCGCGGAGCCCGGTTCATAATTCCTTTTTCTGGAGGTTCTGATCCAAGTCCCATAGCTGGGATTAAGTCGGTCCCCACATCCACAGCAAGGACTCCCATCACTGTCATTAATAAAGGAAACCCTGGGAACATGGCCCAAAGTAAAAATGGAATTAATTCTTGTGGGTTAGAATTTAAAACATAAGCAGAGAATTTTCGTATATTATCGAATACACCTCTACCTTCTTCAATTGCGGATACAATGGTTGCAAAATCATCATCCACAATGATCATCCTTGCTGCTTCTTTCGCAACTTCCGTTCCTCTTTTCCCCATTGCAATTCCAATATCTGCTTTTTTCAAAGCGGGTCCATCGTTGACTCCATCTCCAGTGACCGCGACAATTTCACCTAACTCTTGCAATATGGTCACAATTCTTAATTTTTGAGACGGAGAGACACGTGCAAAAATTGGTTCTCCTTTTCTCACCCACTCCCTCAAACTTGTATCAGACATTTGATCCAACTGGACACCTGTTATTACAACAGGTTTATCTCCCCCAATTCCTATGGAGTGACCAACCGATTCCGCAGTCAAAGGATGATCTCCCGTGATCATGAGAATCCGAATCCCTGCTGTATGGCATTTTTTTATGGCTTCAGGTACCTTAGGCCGGATTGGATCTGCCAAACTACAATGGCCTAAATACACCATATTGGATTCAACATCCGATTCAGTTAATGAATCCAACGAATCAATGTTATTTGTGTACAGTTTATAAGAGAACGCTAAGATTCTATTTCCTAGTCTTGCCGAAGCATCGGAAGCAGTTTGTAATTTTTTCCTTTTCTCATCATCCAAAGGAACAACACTTCCATTTTCATAAACATGAGAACAAATTGAGAGAATTTCTCCAGGTCCTCCTTTTGCAAATGCTGTTGTAAAATTTTCTTTTGTTAGGATCACACTCATTCGTTTGCGAACAGAATCAAATCCATTGGTTAATATTCTTTTTCCAGATGTATTTACAATTCTTCCTGATGCCAAATACAACAAAGCTAACTCAGTTGGATCACCTAAAGGATTTGGTTCAAGCGAAGCATTATTACAATAATAACCACATTCGATTAATAATTGACTTCCTTCTAGTTTTGTTAAGTCATCAGGAGAAACATTCTTCGAATCAAAATAAACTTCAACAACACGCATTTGATTCTGAGTGAGTGTACCGGTTTTGTCGGAACAAATCACTGTTGTACAACCCAAGGTTTCCACACTCGACAAATCTTTTAGAATCGCATTTCGTTTTGCCATTCGTGAGACACCCAATGCAAGAGACAAAGTCACAGTAGGCAGTAATCCTTCAGGGACGTTTGCAACGAAGATCCCAATAAAAAATAAAAATGCTTGGACAAAACTAAGTCCAGCAACCCAATACCCAAGGATTAAAAAGATCACTCCAATGCTAAATGCAAATAATGAAATCGAAATGACAGTTTGTCTTAATTGGATTTGAAGTGGACTTTCGACTCTTTTAATTTTAGAAGTGAGTCCCGCAATTTGACCGATCT encodes:
- a CDS encoding helix-turn-helix domain-containing protein; this translates as MDILFIKPPSEWESFIKEFWVWREVKSIELPWIIPSYECEMVFHLGEPPMVETESGETLLLPKSHLVGPQTRRWRVLSPSQLNLVSIRFYVASLYALFSKQGLNLKNQFPEIPYNAGLVKRFQGAKMKETDIIQSLSEYLKNFPGKQTEVPTYVRFALMELTNPKTRINSVTKKLGISRKQLERKFQEVVGLNPSEYRSVHRVLSLVRNPEHYQTNNPNLRLTDIAQNFEYADQSHFNHDFKRNSGTIPKDWFAEFEKMSHFYKQTNEEK
- a CDS encoding heavy metal translocating P-type ATPase; amino-acid sequence: MVIHLETLNKTTEHTLDLFGMTCANCALRIEKGLSKLPGVSEVRVNFARESVFLRAEEQIPVDTLLKTVESLGYQATEHDPNKQSETEKKQKDHIRVLKIRFILSTLFSLPLFYGMVTHFQFLSFLPMPHILMDRWVQMIIATPVQFLIGFPFYQSAYRALRNGTANMDVLVVIGTSAAYGYSIFGKDLYFETSAVLITFILGGKWIEHMAKGKSSDGIKALLSLRPETATVKSNGVWTEVPNEYLKQGDLVLVKALERFPMDGIVKEGESFADESMLTGESMPVEKKLGDKILGGTVNGNGSLVVKAMKVGNDTTLSHIIKSVEESLGTKAPIQRIADQISAYFVPVVIALSVLDFLVWYFVLAPGEITKAIETSIAILVIACPCALGLATPISLLVGTGRAAKRGVLFRSAEALESVSKINMIFFDKTGTLTEGKPKITGVLTSGISEDQKSLVFGHVLAMEETSDHPLAKAILAFGKEKDYRSVDLGIVKTITSPGGGIQTEIEGYVYYAGKQSFVEEKGFFIPDSINTSVEEWIREGVSLVFVGIKGKIDGMIVFRIEDQIRESAKQAIDDLRSIGVEPVLLTGDNPTAANKVAKSVGITAVYSSLLPEEKAKIIKQLKDSNIHSAMVGDGINDAPALASAGVGIAMGTGSDIAISTADVVLVNGDIQRIMDLIKIGKDTVLNIRQNFGWALGYNLLGIPIAASGLLAPWVSGAAMAFSSVSVVFNALRMSRWK
- a CDS encoding heavy-metal-associated domain-containing protein — protein: MVNYEIEGMTCNHCKMTVEKIFAENGKKATADVDHEIVSVNETLTEEELEKLRNRLSEDGYTLGNVK
- the cueR gene encoding Cu(I)-responsive transcriptional regulator, encoding MNIGELSKSSGVSSKLIRHYESIGLIPETRRNDNGYRLYTDDDVHYVRFIKRSRELGFSLEDIKSLLGLWKNKSRSSRQVKQLAEKHLEYLNLKLKQIKDMADTLKHLVHNCHGDHRPDCPILKNLEMN
- a CDS encoding SGNH/GDSL hydrolase family protein, with the protein product MKKVDPQSKSSSWSKLGLFLSVMVVLFFGLRWLDQNQFQYNLPYGYFHYPKEQTIPFFRKGVPEPGKIGKFGIRESTVKDKSNCHELFLGDSQTFGSGIFWKDTFSEILNRETNCQWTNVSMPGFTLENEYAMFQEIKDHIPFEHVYLVVYGNDIYETGETPDYIHFVDKQKWTTKVLGLFLPNYTWLVLKKQYFDSVQKRMEIEIQKFANTNYQSEQSPPPSNEEETGEETFPSFRTLYSISPNYFKESLDVNSVSNQNFQKWKRILLHLFSDLQTNHKKFTMIYIPLDVEFDPKRFAVYEKIGFSMDRKWLVGDSEFILALRTFSESNQIQLIDMREIFRNQNQLLQKEDIHFNEKANRLIADAIKQSM
- a CDS encoding LA_3751/LA_3752 family putative glycosyltransferase — encoded protein: MIHSKKAIGFLYGVGFLAILYIFFKTIPTISFSDFSLFEWQLKQVLKGSLHLPYPFITTDPNLEFFPLPNVFFHLTNTNIDSTFPNLYPILFSPFYWIGGKTGIQLIQLILFFWAIWLFFSIKRDHILTLILLFGSSISIYTNLIHDSIFIFFLEVLLLYNLQRQNVTFASLLSLFLVWMRPEFIFVICLLPSYFEWKNIWKQYLMWFGFFLFIFLTTNFILYSTVLPLRLFKNSTYHLNSEIVVYLFRLLIEQIPAFTIFLILSVISVFRKQFKLQFFILILFTCVIILSSPNTGGHNTPRYLFCLVPFYVLSLHSNLYETLHRNNFGILMVLLLTIYSIYQWQYQTKELIKISKFQSNTLVCLNQIPEQTIVFNNSDFSFVALPLNEQNKNLFLLKENPEENAFSSFLAGNHIHSFAFVELPPSPYAIPNPLVIPNCDNNCQFRIVDQYPLPNAMLPIMVTSFQRVFP
- a CDS encoding STAS domain-containing protein encodes the protein MKNSFKFSNTEKKERTLAVVIQIKNEDISFDGLSGFRERIMSTIQNSKEDVQLDFSEITMSLDSATIGELMKYHAALESQNLQLKLSGVNKLIRTVFRLNKLDTILHLID